One Halarcobacter ebronensis genomic window carries:
- a CDS encoding PAS domain S-box protein, which produces MFKKEKLISIFVTLILIFTFHKLIESNNYFIESNIDKLSTEVLNSQANVLERTILRNTRSATILGEHISLVRGDMSSFDSFSKMLLSESRGVSNLQLAPNAIVTKIYPLKGNEKAIGHDLFKDNARKKEAFLAQKSQELTLAGPFKLLQGGIGIIARKPIYIDDKFWGFASALIILDDLIKNANLLELKDKNYIFRLKRVHPDTNKMDIFYSSCEFSQDKKVFTKSVEVPNATWYLDIQYMGAYISNSFIAILYITSIIISSLLGYLLFTILIRPKELESVNELLEEKVKEQTRKIENNLNLIGKYVLYSKTNKEGIITEASDAFCKLTGYDREELIGKSHNILRHPDYSDEYYKNLWETIEDGKIWNGEIKNVAKSGHTFWISSVITPEYNKDNELIGYMSVRHDITAKKSFEEHQFEYFQNAKLIAMGEMIGNIAHQWRQPLSAISMLASGIILEKKADIIDDEEMFRKLENIVENTKYLSKTIDTFRSFLRVQKNPEKTVLQDRIVASLMIINATLKDKGINLIDEVDYDNKVEIDLVVGQLEQVLLNLFNNSKDALLENQIVDPWIKIRIEKKEKIVIISIEDNGGGIKDEVMPHIFEPYFTTKHQTLGTGLGLSMSYKIICESLNGNIYAKNTAHGAKFFIELPI; this is translated from the coding sequence ATGTTTAAAAAAGAGAAATTAATCTCAATTTTTGTAACTTTAATTTTAATCTTTACTTTTCATAAACTAATAGAGAGCAATAACTATTTTATTGAAAGCAATATTGATAAACTATCTACTGAAGTTTTAAATTCCCAAGCAAATGTCTTAGAAAGAACTATATTAAGAAATACAAGAAGTGCAACAATTTTGGGCGAACATATATCATTAGTTAGAGGAGATATGAGTAGTTTTGATAGTTTTTCAAAGATGCTTTTATCGGAATCAAGAGGAGTAAGTAATCTTCAATTAGCTCCTAATGCTATTGTAACAAAAATATATCCACTAAAGGGAAATGAAAAAGCAATTGGGCATGATTTATTTAAAGACAATGCCAGAAAAAAAGAGGCTTTTTTAGCCCAAAAAAGCCAAGAGTTAACTTTGGCAGGACCATTTAAACTACTTCAAGGTGGCATTGGAATTATTGCTAGAAAACCTATTTATATTGATGATAAATTTTGGGGATTTGCCTCTGCCCTTATAATCTTAGATGATTTAATAAAAAATGCTAATCTATTAGAACTCAAAGATAAAAACTATATCTTTAGATTAAAAAGAGTTCATCCTGATACAAACAAAATGGATATATTTTATAGTAGTTGTGAATTTTCACAAGATAAAAAAGTATTTACAAAAAGTGTTGAAGTTCCAAATGCAACTTGGTATTTAGATATCCAATATATGGGCGCTTATATCTCAAACAGTTTTATTGCAATACTTTATATAACTTCAATTATAATCTCTTCTCTTTTAGGTTATCTTCTTTTTACAATCTTAATTAGACCAAAAGAGTTAGAAAGTGTAAATGAACTATTAGAGGAAAAAGTAAAAGAACAGACTAGAAAAATAGAGAATAATCTTAATTTAATAGGTAAATATGTTTTATATTCAAAAACAAATAAAGAGGGAATAATTACTGAAGCCAGTGATGCTTTTTGTAAATTAACTGGATATGATAGGGAAGAACTAATAGGTAAATCTCACAATATCTTAAGACATCCAGACTATTCTGATGAGTATTATAAAAATCTTTGGGAAACAATAGAAGATGGCAAAATTTGGAATGGTGAGATTAAGAATGTAGCAAAATCTGGACACACTTTTTGGATTAGTTCTGTAATTACTCCTGAGTATAATAAAGATAATGAACTGATAGGATATATGTCAGTACGACATGATATAACTGCAAAAAAGAGTTTTGAAGAGCACCAATTTGAGTATTTCCAAAATGCAAAACTTATAGCAATGGGAGAGATGATAGGAAATATTGCCCACCAATGGAGACAACCTCTAAGTGCAATAAGTATGTTAGCAAGTGGAATAATTCTTGAAAAAAAAGCAGATATTATTGATGACGAAGAGATGTTTAGAAAACTTGAAAATATTGTTGAGAATACAAAATATCTCTCAAAAACAATAGATACTTTTAGAAGTTTTTTAAGGGTTCAAAAAAATCCTGAAAAGACTGTTTTGCAAGATAGAATTGTAGCATCATTGATGATAATCAATGCAACACTAAAAGATAAAGGTATAAATTTAATTGATGAAGTAGATTATGATAATAAAGTTGAGATAGATTTGGTTGTGGGACAACTTGAACAAGTTTTATTAAATCTATTTAATAATTCAAAGGATGCTTTACTTGAAAACCAAATAGTTGATCCTTGGATAAAAATTAGAATTGAGAAAAAAGAGAAAATAGTTATAATCTCAATAGAAGATAATGGTGGCGGAATCAAAGATGAAGTAATGCCACATATTTTTGAACCATACTTTACAACAAAACATCAAACTTTGGGAACAGGACTTGGTCTTAGTATGAGTTACAAAATTATATGTGAAAGTCTAAATGGTAATATTTATGCAAAAAATACAGCACATGGGGCTAAATTTTTTATAGAACTTCCTATTTAG
- the thiS gene encoding sulfur carrier protein ThiS, with protein MNIIVNGENKEFDNESTLQNIIRELKIEDKVMAAAVNMEIVKKDQWGNFVIREDDKLELLQFVGGG; from the coding sequence ATGAACATAATAGTAAATGGAGAAAACAAAGAGTTTGATAATGAATCAACTTTACAAAATATTATTAGGGAACTAAAAATTGAAGATAAAGTAATGGCCGCAGCTGTTAACATGGAGATTGTAAAAAAAGACCAATGGGGTAATTTTGTTATAAGAGAAGATGACAAACTAGAGTTATTACAATTTGTAGGTGGTGGCTGA
- a CDS encoding molybdopterin oxidoreductase family protein: MIADINSVCTYCGVGCDITGQVQDNKILKIYAQNDGYVSQGKLCIKGAKGFNFVHSEQRIRNCRVKKSFVTNNLEALPRELKARVKTLKEFDEEYFEAPYEFTTSLAAWKLMQIKEKYGRHSFCGMGGARTSCESSYMFQKFIREGMDSPHVDCCARVCHSPSLKGMKPLIGEGAATNPFDDIFETENIIIMGSNTTEAHPIVANRIIKASKAKTATVTVIDVRNIQIGKYGKELVIPYEANLLILNMMAYVILSEKLYDNDFIDSRCVGFEEYKESILNDPFANPEYLRNIKGYEELADTLPQVAREYATKKSMFFWGLGITEHLDGSYAVMAIVHLALLTGNVGKRGTGLMPLRGQNNVQGACDTGCLPYYNPDYEEPKEIGFMTPQLIDEMLKGNIKAMYVMGEDIAHIHPNQNKVHKALENLEVIISNELFMNEITKKADIIFGVKSAYEKTGVYVNAMRRLHLSQPLVDSDLPDDWEVLRDIENKINGEFIYENSEDVWNETKERVKSRFSGATYHKLSKNRNRGMQWPIEKDDTPILHLEKFRTQDGKANFQYHQYNIREQVKKLVQNETFAKNEFYLTTGRTIVHYNNAAQTIRSEALNSRYDVDIVLASKEDEERIGSSHIILKTQYGQTAILPVKYSKAIRAGTLYTTFHHPQSKINFIFGDEADELILTARFKSIRVEIEPIKG, translated from the coding sequence ATGATTGCAGATATAAACTCTGTATGTACTTATTGTGGTGTTGGATGTGATATTACAGGACAAGTACAAGATAATAAAATATTAAAAATATACGCACAAAATGATGGTTATGTAAGTCAAGGGAAACTCTGTATCAAAGGTGCAAAAGGTTTTAATTTTGTTCACTCAGAACAAAGAATCAGAAACTGTAGAGTTAAAAAATCTTTTGTAACTAATAATTTAGAAGCTCTTCCTAGGGAATTAAAAGCAAGAGTTAAAACTCTTAAAGAGTTTGATGAAGAGTATTTTGAAGCACCTTATGAGTTTACAACTTCCCTTGCAGCTTGGAAGCTGATGCAGATAAAAGAGAAGTATGGAAGACATAGTTTTTGTGGAATGGGAGGAGCTAGAACTTCATGTGAAAGCTCTTATATGTTCCAAAAATTTATCCGTGAAGGTATGGATTCTCCACATGTTGATTGCTGTGCAAGAGTTTGTCATAGTCCAAGTTTAAAAGGGATGAAACCCCTAATTGGAGAGGGAGCTGCAACAAACCCTTTTGATGATATTTTTGAGACTGAAAATATTATTATTATGGGTTCAAATACAACAGAAGCCCATCCTATTGTTGCAAATAGAATAATAAAAGCCTCAAAGGCTAAAACTGCAACAGTAACAGTAATTGATGTAAGAAATATCCAAATAGGAAAATATGGTAAAGAGTTAGTAATCCCATATGAAGCAAATCTTCTTATTTTAAATATGATGGCTTATGTAATACTTTCTGAAAAACTATATGATAATGACTTTATAGATTCAAGATGTGTAGGATTTGAAGAGTATAAGGAATCAATTTTAAATGACCCTTTTGCAAATCCAGAATATCTAAGAAATATAAAAGGTTATGAAGAGTTAGCAGATACTCTTCCTCAAGTTGCAAGGGAATATGCCACTAAAAAATCTATGTTTTTTTGGGGATTAGGAATTACAGAGCATCTTGATGGCTCATATGCTGTTATGGCAATTGTTCATTTGGCTCTTTTAACAGGAAATGTTGGTAAAAGAGGAACAGGACTTATGCCTCTAAGAGGACAAAATAATGTTCAAGGAGCCTGTGATACTGGTTGTTTGCCATATTATAATCCAGATTATGAAGAGCCTAAAGAGATTGGTTTTATGACTCCTCAACTAATAGATGAAATGTTAAAAGGAAATATAAAAGCTATGTACGTAATGGGAGAGGATATTGCCCATATTCACCCAAATCAAAATAAAGTACACAAAGCTTTAGAAAATCTTGAAGTTATTATCTCAAATGAACTTTTTATGAATGAAATAACAAAAAAAGCAGACATAATTTTTGGAGTTAAATCAGCCTATGAAAAAACTGGTGTTTATGTAAATGCCATGAGAAGACTTCATCTATCTCAACCTCTTGTTGATTCAGATTTACCAGATGACTGGGAAGTTTTAAGGGATATTGAAAACAAAATAAATGGCGAATTTATCTATGAAAATAGTGAAGATGTTTGGAATGAAACAAAAGAGAGAGTAAAATCAAGATTTAGTGGAGCTACTTACCATAAATTATCAAAAAATAGAAATAGAGGTATGCAGTGGCCAATAGAAAAAGATGATACTCCTATTTTACACCTTGAGAAATTCAGAACACAAGATGGAAAAGCTAACTTTCAATATCACCAATACAACATAAGAGAGCAAGTAAAAAAACTTGTTCAAAATGAAACTTTTGCAAAAAATGAGTTTTATTTAACAACTGGAAGAACAATAGTTCATTACAATAATGCAGCCCAAACAATAAGAAGTGAAGCTTTAAACTCAAGATATGATGTGGATATTGTATTGGCTTCAAAAGAGGATGAAGAGAGAATTGGAAGTTCACATATTATTTTAAAAACCCAATATGGACAGACTGCTATTTTGCCTGTAAAATACTCAAAAGCTATAAGAGCTGGAACTTTATACACAACATTCCACCATCCCCAATCAAAAATCAATTTTATCTTTGGAGATGAGGCAGATGAGCTTATTTTAACTGCAAGATTCAAATCTATTAGAGTTGAAATTGAGCCGATTAAAGGGTGA
- a CDS encoding YraN family protein has product MSRLKGDIAETKACEFLSSQGFTIVEKNFYAKKLGEIDLIATKDSTYHFIEVKSAKDYETAVNNINPSKLSKLKRSVDYYLQTKKIFPDFCIDAIIVVDEKIEFLENITL; this is encoded by the coding sequence TTGAGCCGATTAAAGGGTGATATAGCTGAAACAAAAGCTTGTGAGTTTTTAAGCTCACAAGGCTTTACAATAGTTGAAAAAAATTTCTATGCGAAAAAACTAGGAGAAATTGATTTAATTGCAACAAAAGATTCTACCTATCACTTTATAGAGGTAAAATCTGCAAAAGATTATGAAACAGCAGTTAATAATATAAATCCTTCAAAACTCTCAAAACTAAAAAGAAGTGTTGATTATTATCTACAGACCAAAAAGATTTTTCCAGATTTTTGTATTGATGCAATAATAGTTGTAGATGAAAAAATAGAGTTTTTAGAGAATATTACTCTCTAA
- a CDS encoding chloride channel protein has translation MPKNNKQVSSHLAEQTVMFATITKWILISSSIGAFVGLIVAFFLKFLEYCENSRSLLPFDYYYLLPFALVATVIIVKKFAPSAEGHGTEKVIEAVHKNSGEMKLSVIPVKLIATVITIFAGGSVGKEGPGAQIGAAAASFVATLFKFTSRDRKKVVICGISAGFASVFGTPLAGAIFGVEILIVGALMYDILLPSIVAGFAAFFVAKMVGISYTYFDIAYYVTFNFNYVLIAKVILAGIFFGLVADFIITVLRYIHSYVKSIDLHYVLKAFIGGVILVILTLIVGDDYLGLGFETIKESLSPNFHDHEGVPWYAFILKTIFTSLTLGFGGSGGVITPVFYIGATSGNFFGALVDGYIPLFAALGFVSVLAGATSAPIAAMIMAVELFGVNVAHYAALSIIIAFLMTGHRSVFPSQVLSMKKSDAIDVKLGQEISNADATYTTRFFGNIRRVYRIINIKTRRAFRKKRRRVRE, from the coding sequence ATGCCAAAAAATAATAAACAAGTATCAAGTCACTTAGCAGAACAGACTGTAATGTTCGCAACAATCACCAAATGGATCTTAATCTCTTCTTCAATAGGTGCATTTGTTGGACTAATTGTGGCATTTTTCCTAAAATTTTTAGAGTATTGTGAAAACTCACGTTCATTGCTTCCTTTTGATTATTACTATTTACTTCCATTTGCTTTGGTTGCTACAGTTATAATTGTAAAAAAATTTGCACCATCAGCAGAAGGACATGGAACTGAAAAAGTAATTGAAGCAGTACATAAAAATTCAGGAGAGATGAAACTCTCAGTTATCCCAGTTAAACTTATTGCAACAGTTATTACAATATTTGCCGGTGGGTCAGTTGGTAAAGAGGGACCTGGAGCACAAATTGGAGCTGCTGCTGCTTCTTTTGTGGCAACACTATTTAAATTTACAAGTAGAGATAGAAAAAAAGTTGTAATTTGTGGTATTAGTGCAGGATTTGCTTCTGTATTTGGAACTCCATTAGCAGGAGCAATTTTTGGTGTTGAAATACTAATTGTTGGTGCTTTGATGTATGATATTTTGTTGCCATCAATTGTTGCAGGATTTGCTGCTTTTTTTGTTGCAAAAATGGTTGGTATTAGTTACACCTATTTTGATATAGCTTATTATGTAACTTTTAATTTCAACTATGTACTTATTGCAAAAGTTATTTTAGCAGGAATATTTTTTGGACTTGTAGCAGATTTTATAATTACAGTCTTACGATATATTCACTCTTATGTAAAATCAATTGATTTACACTATGTATTAAAAGCTTTTATAGGTGGAGTGATTTTAGTTATATTAACTTTAATAGTAGGAGATGATTATTTAGGTTTAGGTTTTGAAACCATAAAAGAGTCACTCTCTCCAAATTTTCATGATCATGAAGGTGTACCTTGGTATGCTTTTATATTAAAGACAATCTTTACTTCTCTTACTCTTGGTTTTGGAGGAAGTGGTGGAGTTATTACTCCTGTATTTTATATAGGTGCAACAAGTGGAAACTTTTTTGGTGCTTTAGTTGATGGGTATATTCCTCTTTTTGCGGCTTTAGGATTTGTAAGTGTATTAGCAGGTGCTACAAGTGCTCCAATCGCAGCTATGATTATGGCAGTTGAACTTTTCGGGGTAAATGTTGCTCACTATGCGGCACTTTCAATTATAATTGCATTTTTGATGACAGGACATAGAAGTGTTTTCCCTTCTCAGGTTTTATCTATGAAAAAATCAGATGCAATTGATGTTAAACTAGGTCAAGAGATCTCAAATGCTGACGCAACCTATACCACAAGATTTTTTGGAAATATTAGAAGAGTATATAGAATTATTAATATAAAAACAAGAAGAGCCTTTAGAAAGAAAAGAAGAAGAGTTAGAGAGTAA
- a CDS encoding DUF502 domain-containing protein yields MIDNIKEFLGHGKDHIITVILKGLFWLAPIAAVTIIVIWVYEKFNSLTAYLFTLVGFEPNQFPVLWTLFGVALLAFLAYVLGIFVETGLVNFVQKLYSKVPGYSTIKELVNIFNTSKSGEKKVLVVLIRGFSKKDYNIGLMYSTKESIVKDHYTVVLSMTPIPNGGYMFEVHKDKIWIIEEATFDSNLQYLLSMGVKSLAEILKVEPKSIDELDTLNNYLNKLERNKSSIG; encoded by the coding sequence ATGATTGATAATATTAAAGAGTTTTTAGGTCATGGTAAGGATCATATAATAACAGTTATCTTAAAAGGACTATTTTGGCTTGCTCCAATTGCAGCGGTAACTATTATAGTTATTTGGGTATATGAAAAATTTAATTCTTTGACAGCTTATCTTTTTACATTAGTTGGTTTTGAGCCAAATCAGTTTCCTGTTCTTTGGACTTTGTTTGGTGTTGCACTTTTAGCTTTTTTGGCTTATGTTTTAGGAATTTTTGTAGAGACGGGACTTGTTAATTTTGTTCAAAAATTGTATTCAAAGGTACCAGGTTATTCAACTATAAAAGAGCTAGTTAATATATTTAATACCTCTAAATCTGGTGAAAAAAAAGTATTAGTTGTTTTAATTAGAGGTTTTTCTAAAAAAGATTACAATATAGGACTTATGTACTCAACAAAAGAGTCTATTGTGAAAGATCACTATACTGTAGTTTTATCTATGACTCCAATTCCAAATGGTGGATATATGTTTGAAGTACACAAAGATAAAATTTGGATAATAGAAGAGGCAACTTTTGATAGTAACCTTCAATATCTTTTGTCAATGGGAGTAAAATCTCTTGCTGAAATTTTAAAAGTTGAACCAAAATCAATAGATGAACTTGACACATTAAATAATTATTTGAACAAATTAGAAAGGAATAAAAGTAGTATTGGTTAA
- a CDS encoding diacylglycerol kinase, with translation MRNQPKYHFFKNTIYALKGLKDIIKTESSFRIELTLFFISIPILIFIETTLTNKLLLFITLSLVLLTEAMNSAIERAVDLVTLEHQRMAGMAKDAGSAAVFISVVIALTTWGFILLDSFKLI, from the coding sequence ATGAGAAATCAACCAAAATATCACTTTTTTAAAAATACAATTTATGCTCTTAAAGGATTAAAAGATATTATTAAAACTGAAAGCTCTTTTAGAATAGAACTTACACTCTTTTTTATCTCTATTCCAATTTTGATTTTTATTGAAACAACACTTACAAATAAACTTCTTCTTTTTATAACTTTAAGTTTAGTTCTTTTAACAGAAGCAATGAACTCTGCAATTGAAAGAGCTGTTGATTTAGTTACATTAGAGCACCAAAGAATGGCAGGTATGGCAAAAGATGCAGGAAGTGCAGCAGTATTCATCTCTGTTGTTATTGCACTTACAACTTGGGGCTTTATTCTTTTGGATAGTTTTAAGCTCATTTAA